The Streptococcus sp. oral taxon 431 nucleotide sequence ATTTCGAGAATACAAATAAAAGAGGAATCGATCAACGTGACTTAGGGATTGATGCATATGCTTATGATTATTCAGTAATCCCAGACTTACTTGATAATCTCAAAGCCAATAATCAAATTATACTAGGTGGGGATGTTTTTTGCTACAAGAATGGCCAATTGACACATACTTATGATAATTGGTATTACGAAAAACAAGATCCAACTATTGATAGCAGGAAATCCATTTTCCAAACAGAAAAGTATATCAGCAACTATGTAAAAAATCATGGTGAACACTATTATTTTTCAATCGTTTTAGACAATTAGAAATTTCATTTGTGACTGATTTACTTAGAAAACATTTTACAATCGGCATTGAATCAAGCGTCAAATACGAGAAATCATGTTATAATAAAAGATAGTGATTTATTTTAGAAAAAGGATTTGTATTTAATTTTTGAAACTGGAAAAATAGATACAAATCCAATAAGAGAAAGGAATTATACTCTCATGGCAACTATTCAATGGTTTCCTGGACATATGTCCAAGGCGCGTCGTCAGGTTCAGGAAAATTTAAAATTCGTTGATTTTGTGACAGTTTTAGTAGATGCACGTTTGCCCTTGTCAAGTCAAAATCCGATGCTGACGAAAATCATCGGAGATAAACCAAGACTATTGATTTTGAACAAGGCAGACCTAGCAGACCCAGCATTAACAAAAGAATGGCGTCAGCATTTTGAATCACAAGGCATTCAAACACTGGCAATCAATTCTAAAGAGCAAATTACGGTAAAAGTCGTAACGGACGCTGCTAAGAAACTCATGGCAGATAAGATAGCTCGTCAAAAGGAACGTGGGATTCAAATCGAAACCTTACGTACCATGATAATCGGGATTCCAAACGCTGGTAAATCGACGCTAATGAACCGTTTGGCTGGTAAGAAAATTGCTGTAGTTGGTAACAAGCCAGGTGTGACCAAAGGCCAACAATGGCTCAAAACAAATAAGGATTTGGAAATCTTGGATACTCCAGGGATTCTCTGGCCAAAATTTGAAGATGAAACTGTTGCTCTTAAACTTGCTCTTACAGGAGCGATCAAGGATCAGTTGCTTCCAATGGATGAAGTGACGATTTTCGGACTCAATTACTTTAAAACACATTACCCTGAAAAGCTTCAAGAACGTTTTAAACAAATGAATCTGGACGATGAAGCTCCTGAAATTATCATGGACATGACTCGTATCCTTGGTTTCCGTGATGATTATGATCGCTTTTACAATCTCTTCGTCAAAGAAGTTCGTGATGGAAAACTAGGCAATTATACATTAGATACATTGGAAGACCTCAATGGCAACGATTAAAGAAATAAAAGAAGAATTAGCAAATATAACCGAACTTAATAGTCCTCTGTTTAAGGAATTTGAAACAGATTCTCGTTCAGGTGTCCAAAAAGAAATTGAAAAGCGCAAAAAAGCTATTCAAGCTGAAATTGATGAAAATCTGCGCTTAGAAGGCATGTTATCTTATGAAAAAGAGCTTTACGAGAATGGAATAAGCTTCATTGCAGGTGTAGATGAGGTTGGACGTGGTCCGCTAGCTGGTCCAGTGGTGGCTGCTGCAGTGATTTTACCTCAAAATTGTAAAATTAAAGGTTTAAATGACAGTAAAAAAATTCCTAAGAAAAAACACGAGGAGATTTTTCAGGCTGTCAAAGAGAATGCCCTAGCAATCGGTATTGGGATTATGGACAATCATGTCATTGACCAAGTCAATATCTACGAAGCGACGAAACTAGCCATGAGGGAAGCTATTTATCAGCTTGAGCCTCAACCAGAGCACCTCTTGATTGATGCTATGAAGTTGGACTTGCCGATTTCTCAGACATCCATCATAAGAGGGGATGCGAACTCCTTATCTATTGCAGCAGCATCGATTATAGCTAAAGTTACCAGAGATAAGATCATGGCTAACTATGACGAAGAATTTCCAGGCTATGATTTTGCTCAAAATGCTGGCTATGGAACTGCTAAGCATCTAGAAGGAATTGAAAAGCACGGTGTCACACCTATTCATCGCACCAGTTTTGAACCGATTAAAACGATCGTTTCAGAAACTAGTAAAAAATAATTAAAGGAGAGAATTATGGAGGAACAATCGGAAATACTTAGTTCCAAGAAAGAATTTGCCTTCGCGTCCAGTACGATCTTAGCTCAAGTAGGGCGAGGTATTATTGTCGGATTAGTCGTAGGACTTATTGTAGGATCATTTCGATTTTTGATCGAAAAAGGCTTTCATATCGTTCAAGGATTTTATCAAGACCAAGAGAATCTGATACGGAATCTATTGATCATTTTATTGTTTTATATCCTCATTTGCTTACTTAGTGCCAAATTAACACGTTCAGAAAAAGATATCAAAGGTTCTGGTATTCCTCAAGTTGAAGCGGAGTTAAAAGGTCTCATGTCTCTCAACTGGTGGAGTGTCCTCTGGAAGAAATACATTCTAGGTATCTTGGCCATTGCGAGTGGGCTCATGCTCGGTCGTGAAGGTCCCAGTAT carries:
- a CDS encoding ribonuclease HII, whose amino-acid sequence is MATIKEIKEELANITELNSPLFKEFETDSRSGVQKEIEKRKKAIQAEIDENLRLEGMLSYEKELYENGISFIAGVDEVGRGPLAGPVVAAAVILPQNCKIKGLNDSKKIPKKKHEEIFQAVKENALAIGIGIMDNHVIDQVNIYEATKLAMREAIYQLEPQPEHLLIDAMKLDLPISQTSIIRGDANSLSIAAASIIAKVTRDKIMANYDEEFPGYDFAQNAGYGTAKHLEGIEKHGVTPIHRTSFEPIKTIVSETSKK
- the imm40 gene encoding Imm40 family immunity protein, giving the protein MKQYFENTNKRGIDQRDLGIDAYAYDYSVIPDLLDNLKANNQIILGGDVFCYKNGQLTHTYDNWYYEKQDPTIDSRKSIFQTEKYISNYVKNHGEHYYFSIVLDN
- the ylqF gene encoding ribosome biogenesis GTPase YlqF; this translates as MATIQWFPGHMSKARRQVQENLKFVDFVTVLVDARLPLSSQNPMLTKIIGDKPRLLILNKADLADPALTKEWRQHFESQGIQTLAINSKEQITVKVVTDAAKKLMADKIARQKERGIQIETLRTMIIGIPNAGKSTLMNRLAGKKIAVVGNKPGVTKGQQWLKTNKDLEILDTPGILWPKFEDETVALKLALTGAIKDQLLPMDEVTIFGLNYFKTHYPEKLQERFKQMNLDDEAPEIIMDMTRILGFRDDYDRFYNLFVKEVRDGKLGNYTLDTLEDLNGND